From the Anguilla anguilla isolate fAngAng1 chromosome 6, fAngAng1.pri, whole genome shotgun sequence genome, one window contains:
- the churc1 gene encoding protein Churchill yields the protein MCTSCVQKEYPDRGNTCLENGSYLINYVGCAKCHQRDFVLISNKSTEDEDGEEIVTYDHVCKNCDHTIARHEYTFSVVDDYQEYTMLCLLCGKAEDSISVLPDDPRQTAPLF from the exons ATGTGTACCAGCTGCGTCCAGAAAGAGTATCCAGATCGG GGGAACACCTGTCTGGAGAATGGCTCCTACCTTATTAACTACGTGGGCTGTGCCAAGTGCCATCAGAGGGACTTTGTGTTGATCAGCAACAAATCCACAGAAGATGAGGATGGAGAAGAGATAGTCACTTACGACC ATGTGTGCAAAAATTGCGATCATACCATAGCAAGACATGAGTACACCTTCTCTGTGGTGGATGACTATCAG gaGTACACCATGTTGTGTCTGCTTTGTGGGAAAGCTGAGGACTCCATCAGTGTTCTGCCCGACGATCCCAGACAAACGGCTCCTCTCTTTTAG
- the mbip gene encoding MAP3K12-binding inhibitory protein 1: MMADVMELDMVGGVEIEHERNGGGILNEGRSTLQNFVCDILNSMTRLSTELNLGEAVLKIEANPTNIGVSSLKATDVLASLQNHISTLQSISVNLKLLMKPVAGEVQKNDVGAIQPEEMGSVPTFSQPEEGNVQIRASKSEIDRRISAFIERKQLEINENNVREFCNVIDCNQENSCARTDAVFTPFPGFKSHVKVTRVVNRYGPQTWVGGHRELSGLKQSVVACGNPAIEERLQNIEAHLNLTANRPVPQNIYQRLKCMEDRILELEGLSPEYFQSTGNLHKRSKATPSQAYSLTELDRKINALKASLLKKVSETRPTDAEDLPF; the protein is encoded by the exons ATGATGGCTGATGTTATGGAGCTGGATATGGTTGGCGGAGTTGAGATTGAACATGAGCGCAATGGAGGAGGAATTTTGAATGAGGGAAGATCCACGCTTCAAAATTTTGTTTGCGATATCCTCAATTCCATGACACGCCTGAGTACAGAG CTGAATTTAGGTGAAGCGGTTTTAAAAATTGAGGCCAATCCGACCAATATCGGCGTTTCATCTCTCAAGGCAACGGACGTACTTGCCTCCCTGCAGAATCACATCTCCACCCTACAG TCAATATCTGTAAACCTGAAGTTGCTGATGAAGCCGGTTGCAGGTGAGGTACAGAAGAACGATGTAGGTGCAATCCAGCCAGAGGAGATGGGGAGTGTTCCTACTTTCTCACAGCCTGAGGAGGGCAACGTACAGATCAGGGCAAGCAAGTCAGAG ATTGACAGAAGAATATCAGCATTCATTGAGCGCAAACAGTTGGAGatcaatgaaaacaatgtgAGGGAGTTCTGCAACGTGATCGACTGCAATCAAG AAAACAGCTGTGCCAGAACTGATGCTGTTTTTACACCTTTCCCTGGGTTCAAAAGCCATGTTAAAG TGACGAGGGTGGTGAACCGGTATGGGCCGCAGACGTGGGTGGGCGGACACAGAGAGCTCTCTGGACTGAAGCAGAGCGTTGTTGCCTGTGGAAACCCAGCCATCGAGGAGCGACTTCAAAACATCGAGGCACACCTGAATCTGACTGCAA ACAGACCAGTACCCCAGAATATTTACCAGAGGCTAAAATGCATGGAGGACCGGATCCTGGAGCTAGAGGGCCTCTCCCCTGAATACTTCCAGTCCACA gGTAATCTGCACAAGCGGTCTAAAGCTACACCTTCACAG GCTTACAGCCTGACAGAGCTGGATAGAAAGATCAACGCACTCAAGGCCTCTCTACTTAAGAAAGTGAGCGAGACGCGACCTACAGACGCAGAAGACCTCCCCTTTTGA